The Humulus lupulus chromosome 3, drHumLupu1.1, whole genome shotgun sequence genome window below encodes:
- the LOC133825396 gene encoding secreted RxLR effector protein 161-like gives MKDVPYSNAMGSMMYAMISTRPDIAYGTGLVSRLMSKPSPEHWKVTKWLLRYLKTSSQLKLKYCRDETTSTRIVGYCDSDFTDHLDKRRSISGYVFTLRGNTIIWKSSLQHVVALSCLEAEYVALTEVVKEGIWLKGLASELEIEQGKIIVFCDSQSDIHLSKNSMFHDRTKHVDVSLHFVRDIISKKLIEVEKIDTKIYPADTFTKFVPVRKFQEALE, from the coding sequence ATGAAGGATGTCCCATATTCAAATGCAATGGGTAGTATGATGTATGCTATGATAAGCACTAGACCGGATATAGCCTATGGTACTGGGTTAGTAAGTAGGCTCATGAGCAAACCAAGTCCAGAACATTGGAAGGTTACAAAGTGGTTATTGAGGTATTTGAAAACCTCATCACAACTGAAGCTAAAGTATTGCAGAGATGAAACAACAAGTACAAGGATTGTAGGCTACTGTGATTCAGATTTTACAGATCATTTGGACAAGAGAAGGTCCATTTCGGGTTATGTTTTTACACTGCGAGGAAATACCATCATTTGGAAGTCAAGTCTGCAGCATGTGGTGGCTTTGTCATGCTTGGAAGCGGAATACGTTGCCTTAACTGAAGTTGTAAAGGAAGGAATTTGGCTCAAAGGGTTGGCTAGTGAACTCGAAATTGAGCAAGGTAAAATTATTGTATTTTGTGACTCCCAAAGTGATATTCATTTGTCTAAGAATAGCATGTTTCATGATAGGACGAAACATGTGGATGTTAGCCTTCATTTTGTAAGGGATATCATCTCCAAGAAGTTGATTGAAGTGGAGAAGATTGATACTAAAATATATCCAGCAGATACATTTACTAAATTTGTTCCAGTTAGGAAGTTCCAAGAGGCTTTGGAATAG